The following are encoded in a window of Salinibacter ruber DSM 13855 genomic DNA:
- the pth gene encoding aminoacyl-tRNA hydrolase gives MSTPSLLAIGLGNPGAEYEDTRHNVGHQVIDGLSGRLDISLQHQSDALVGWGRYVDQKIGLAVPLTYMNRSGDAVAGLRAHYDLPIDRLLVIVDDLHLPVGTIRLRPTGSSGGHNGLAHVAQRLGTTEFSRLRVGIGNDFPEGRQSDYVLSPFTDEQRPAARSAREDAEDAVLTMARDDIDAAMNRFN, from the coding sequence ATGTCCACCCCCTCCCTGCTCGCCATTGGCCTCGGCAACCCGGGCGCCGAGTACGAAGACACGCGCCACAACGTCGGCCATCAGGTCATCGACGGGCTCTCCGGGCGCCTCGACATCTCGCTCCAGCACCAGTCCGACGCGCTCGTCGGCTGGGGACGGTACGTCGATCAGAAAATCGGGCTGGCCGTGCCGCTCACCTACATGAACCGGAGCGGCGACGCCGTCGCGGGCCTTCGGGCCCACTACGACCTTCCGATCGACCGGCTGCTCGTCATCGTCGACGACCTGCACCTTCCCGTCGGCACCATCCGGCTCCGCCCCACGGGCAGCAGCGGCGGGCACAACGGCCTCGCCCACGTGGCCCAGCGGCTCGGCACCACCGAATTCTCCCGCCTCCGCGTCGGCATCGGCAACGACTTTCCCGAGGGACGCCAGTCCGACTACGTCCTCTCCCCCTTCACCGACGAGCAGCGGCCGGCGGCCCGGTCGGCCCGCGAGGACGCCGAGGACGCCGTCCTCACGATGGCCCGGGACGACATAGACGCGGCGATGAATCGCTTCAACTGA